One window of the Ictidomys tridecemlineatus isolate mIctTri1 chromosome 11, mIctTri1.hap1, whole genome shotgun sequence genome contains the following:
- the LOC101959454 gene encoding 3 beta-hydroxysteroid dehydrogenase/Delta 5-->4-isomerase-like isoform X1, giving the protein MKVKQSSASSGSPCCTPVPYCVLLPALAMTGWSCLVTGAGGFLGQRIISLLVQEKELQEVRALDKAFRPEIKEKLSKLQTKTKVTLVEGDILDAQCLRRACQGILVVIHTAALIDIWNIHSRQTIINVNLKATQWCFLISSTIQNEAFPSFYIAGWYCTQLLLDACIQASVPFFIYTSSVEVAGPNSYKEIVQNGHEEEHHESTWTASYPYSKKLAEKAVLAANGSTLKNGGNLWTCSLRPMYIYGEGSPVLSGIVNRALRNNGVLENTGKFSVANPVYVGNVAWAHILACRALRDPKKAVSIRGQFYYISDDTPHQSYDDLNSTMSKAGGICLDSRQGPPLFLMYWLAFLLEMVSFLLSPIHQYRPPFTRHLLTLSNSVFTFSYKKAQQDLGYKPLYSWEEAKQKTMGWVTSLIEEHREAMKTKSK; this is encoded by the exons ATGAAAGTGAAGCAGAGTTCAG CCTCTTCAGGGTCACCCTGTTGTACACCCGTCCCCTACTGTGTCCTGCTTCCTGCATTGGCCATGACTGGGTGGAGCTGCCTGGTGACAGGAGCCGGAGGATTCCTGGGCCAGAGGATCATCAGCTTGTTGGTGCAGGAGAAGGAGCTGCAGGAGGTCAGGGCCCTGGACAAGGCTTTCAGACCAGAAATCAAGGAGAAATTGTCTA AGTTGCAGACAAAGACCAAGGTGACATTGGTGGAAGGAGACATTCTGGATGCCCAGTGCCTGAGGAGAGCCTGCCAGGGCATCTTGGTTGTCATCCACACAGCTGCTCTTATTGATATCTGGAATATCCATTCCAGACAGACTATCATCAACGTCAATCTGAAAG CAACCCAGTGGTGCTTTCTGATCTCCAGCACTATCCAAAATGAAGCCTTTCCCAGTTTCTACATTGCAGGATGGTACT GTACCCAGCTCCTGTTGGATGCCTGCATCCAAGCTAGTGTGCCATTCTTCATCTATACCAGCTCAGTAGAAGTAGCAGGACCCAACTCCTACAAGGAGATCGTCCAGAATGGCCACGAGGAAGAGCATCATGAAAGTACATGGACGGCTTCATACCCCTACAGCAAGAAGCTGGCTGAGAAGGCTGTGCTGGCAGCTAACGGGAGCACTCTGAAAAATGGGGGCAACCTGTGGACTTGTTCCTTAAGGCCCATGTACATCTATGGGGAAGGAAGCCCTGTACTTTCTGGAATTGTGAATAGGGCCCTCAGGAACAATGGAGTCCTGGAAAACACAGGAAAGTTCTCTGTAGCTAACCCCGTCTATGTGGGCAACGTGGCCTGGGCACACATTCTGGCCTGCAGGGCTCTGAGGGACCCCAAGAAGGCCGTGAGCATCCGGGGACAGTTCTACTACATCTCAGATGACACACCTCACCAAAGCTATGATGATCTGAATTCCACCATgagcaaagcaggtggcatcTGTCTTGATTCCAGGCAGGGCCCTCCTCTCTTTCTGATGTACTGGCTGGCCTtcctgctagagatggtgagcttCTTGCTGAGTCCCATTCACCAGTATCGACCCCCGTTTACTCGCCACCTGCTGACATTGTCAAATAGTGTATTCACCTTCTCCTACAAGAAAGCGCAACAAGATCTGGGGTATAAGCCCTTATATAGCTGGGaagaagcaaaacagaaaacCATGGGGTGGGTCACTTCCCTGATAGAGGAGCACAGGGAAGCCATGAAGACCAAGTCTAAGTGA
- the LOC101959454 gene encoding 3 beta-hydroxysteroid dehydrogenase/Delta 5-->4-isomerase-like isoform X2, with product MKVKQSSASSGSPCCTPVPYCVLLPALAMTGWSCLVTGAGGFLGQRIISLLVQEKELQEVRALDKAFRPEIKEKLSKLQTKTKVTLVEGDILDAQCLRRACQGILVVIHTAALIDIWNIHSRQTIINVNLKGTQLLLDACIQASVPFFIYTSSVEVAGPNSYKEIVQNGHEEEHHESTWTASYPYSKKLAEKAVLAANGSTLKNGGNLWTCSLRPMYIYGEGSPVLSGIVNRALRNNGVLENTGKFSVANPVYVGNVAWAHILACRALRDPKKAVSIRGQFYYISDDTPHQSYDDLNSTMSKAGGICLDSRQGPPLFLMYWLAFLLEMVSFLLSPIHQYRPPFTRHLLTLSNSVFTFSYKKAQQDLGYKPLYSWEEAKQKTMGWVTSLIEEHREAMKTKSK from the exons ATGAAAGTGAAGCAGAGTTCAG CCTCTTCAGGGTCACCCTGTTGTACACCCGTCCCCTACTGTGTCCTGCTTCCTGCATTGGCCATGACTGGGTGGAGCTGCCTGGTGACAGGAGCCGGAGGATTCCTGGGCCAGAGGATCATCAGCTTGTTGGTGCAGGAGAAGGAGCTGCAGGAGGTCAGGGCCCTGGACAAGGCTTTCAGACCAGAAATCAAGGAGAAATTGTCTA AGTTGCAGACAAAGACCAAGGTGACATTGGTGGAAGGAGACATTCTGGATGCCCAGTGCCTGAGGAGAGCCTGCCAGGGCATCTTGGTTGTCATCCACACAGCTGCTCTTATTGATATCTGGAATATCCATTCCAGACAGACTATCATCAACGTCAATCTGAAAG GTACCCAGCTCCTGTTGGATGCCTGCATCCAAGCTAGTGTGCCATTCTTCATCTATACCAGCTCAGTAGAAGTAGCAGGACCCAACTCCTACAAGGAGATCGTCCAGAATGGCCACGAGGAAGAGCATCATGAAAGTACATGGACGGCTTCATACCCCTACAGCAAGAAGCTGGCTGAGAAGGCTGTGCTGGCAGCTAACGGGAGCACTCTGAAAAATGGGGGCAACCTGTGGACTTGTTCCTTAAGGCCCATGTACATCTATGGGGAAGGAAGCCCTGTACTTTCTGGAATTGTGAATAGGGCCCTCAGGAACAATGGAGTCCTGGAAAACACAGGAAAGTTCTCTGTAGCTAACCCCGTCTATGTGGGCAACGTGGCCTGGGCACACATTCTGGCCTGCAGGGCTCTGAGGGACCCCAAGAAGGCCGTGAGCATCCGGGGACAGTTCTACTACATCTCAGATGACACACCTCACCAAAGCTATGATGATCTGAATTCCACCATgagcaaagcaggtggcatcTGTCTTGATTCCAGGCAGGGCCCTCCTCTCTTTCTGATGTACTGGCTGGCCTtcctgctagagatggtgagcttCTTGCTGAGTCCCATTCACCAGTATCGACCCCCGTTTACTCGCCACCTGCTGACATTGTCAAATAGTGTATTCACCTTCTCCTACAAGAAAGCGCAACAAGATCTGGGGTATAAGCCCTTATATAGCTGGGaagaagcaaaacagaaaacCATGGGGTGGGTCACTTCCCTGATAGAGGAGCACAGGGAAGCCATGAAGACCAAGTCTAAGTGA
- the LOC101959454 gene encoding 3 beta-hydroxysteroid dehydrogenase/Delta 5-->4-isomerase-like isoform X3, with amino-acid sequence MTGWSCLVTGAGGFLGQRIISLLVQEKELQEVRALDKAFRPEIKEKLSKLQTKTKVTLVEGDILDAQCLRRACQGILVVIHTAALIDIWNIHSRQTIINVNLKATQWCFLISSTIQNEAFPSFYIAGWYCTQLLLDACIQASVPFFIYTSSVEVAGPNSYKEIVQNGHEEEHHESTWTASYPYSKKLAEKAVLAANGSTLKNGGNLWTCSLRPMYIYGEGSPVLSGIVNRALRNNGVLENTGKFSVANPVYVGNVAWAHILACRALRDPKKAVSIRGQFYYISDDTPHQSYDDLNSTMSKAGGICLDSRQGPPLFLMYWLAFLLEMVSFLLSPIHQYRPPFTRHLLTLSNSVFTFSYKKAQQDLGYKPLYSWEEAKQKTMGWVTSLIEEHREAMKTKSK; translated from the exons ATGACTGGGTGGAGCTGCCTGGTGACAGGAGCCGGAGGATTCCTGGGCCAGAGGATCATCAGCTTGTTGGTGCAGGAGAAGGAGCTGCAGGAGGTCAGGGCCCTGGACAAGGCTTTCAGACCAGAAATCAAGGAGAAATTGTCTA AGTTGCAGACAAAGACCAAGGTGACATTGGTGGAAGGAGACATTCTGGATGCCCAGTGCCTGAGGAGAGCCTGCCAGGGCATCTTGGTTGTCATCCACACAGCTGCTCTTATTGATATCTGGAATATCCATTCCAGACAGACTATCATCAACGTCAATCTGAAAG CAACCCAGTGGTGCTTTCTGATCTCCAGCACTATCCAAAATGAAGCCTTTCCCAGTTTCTACATTGCAGGATGGTACT GTACCCAGCTCCTGTTGGATGCCTGCATCCAAGCTAGTGTGCCATTCTTCATCTATACCAGCTCAGTAGAAGTAGCAGGACCCAACTCCTACAAGGAGATCGTCCAGAATGGCCACGAGGAAGAGCATCATGAAAGTACATGGACGGCTTCATACCCCTACAGCAAGAAGCTGGCTGAGAAGGCTGTGCTGGCAGCTAACGGGAGCACTCTGAAAAATGGGGGCAACCTGTGGACTTGTTCCTTAAGGCCCATGTACATCTATGGGGAAGGAAGCCCTGTACTTTCTGGAATTGTGAATAGGGCCCTCAGGAACAATGGAGTCCTGGAAAACACAGGAAAGTTCTCTGTAGCTAACCCCGTCTATGTGGGCAACGTGGCCTGGGCACACATTCTGGCCTGCAGGGCTCTGAGGGACCCCAAGAAGGCCGTGAGCATCCGGGGACAGTTCTACTACATCTCAGATGACACACCTCACCAAAGCTATGATGATCTGAATTCCACCATgagcaaagcaggtggcatcTGTCTTGATTCCAGGCAGGGCCCTCCTCTCTTTCTGATGTACTGGCTGGCCTtcctgctagagatggtgagcttCTTGCTGAGTCCCATTCACCAGTATCGACCCCCGTTTACTCGCCACCTGCTGACATTGTCAAATAGTGTATTCACCTTCTCCTACAAGAAAGCGCAACAAGATCTGGGGTATAAGCCCTTATATAGCTGGGaagaagcaaaacagaaaacCATGGGGTGGGTCACTTCCCTGATAGAGGAGCACAGGGAAGCCATGAAGACCAAGTCTAAGTGA